The window TAACAGCTCGGGCCGACGCCAATGCTTGGTTGGTTCTGGCACTACGCCCGTACAACCCGGAGGGCATCAGCTTCATTCATCAGGTCAAGCTGTCGAGCGAGCGCACTGCCTGGACGGTCGACGAATCCCACCAGGTCGACTTCAGCAAGCCCGCTCTCCGGCATCATATCTCTGATTATCGCAACGGTGATGTGTACATTCATCTCAAAGACCGGGATGATCAAACCGAAGGAGTCTGTGACGTTGGCATGGTCACCGCAGCGGCGCTGTTTCCAGTCGGTGCTGACAAACCGACTGAGATGACTACCACCATCAAGCTTGCCACCAAAGCTTCCGAAAGACTCTCCACTGATGCCTGGAGCACCGTGCATCGCGAGCACTGCAATCTTGCCTGCCCGGAGCCGCTGTATCAGTTTCTCTACGACGCCGCGATCACCTCGTTGATTCTGCATTCACCAGATGACGTCTATCCCGGTCCATTTACCTATAAACGTTTCTGGTTTCGCGACGCCGCTTTCATTATCTATGCCCTCCTCTGCGTCGGCCTGACCAAGCGCGCCGAACGTGCTTTGGCGCGCTTCCCGGAGCGTCAGACGGCGCCTGGTTATTTTCGCTCTCAGGAAGGTGAATGGGATTCCAATGGCCAGGTGTTGTGGATCCTGCAACGTTTTTTCGCCCTGACCGGGCGGTCGCTCTCCCCTGAATGGCGAGCGCCTCTCCTGCGCGGCGCCCGCTGGATTATACGCAAGCGACTCGATGCTGACCTGGACGCGCCCCATGCCGGGCTGCTGCCGGCTGGTTTCAGCGCCGAACATCTGGGTCCCAACGATTACTACTATTGGGATGATTTCTGGGGAATCGCGGGCCTGCGCGCGGCGGCGGCTATGTTCCAGGAACAGGATCCCGCCCAAAGTAAAGATTTTGCAAAGGTCGCTGATGCTTTCGCGGTGGCAGTGGACCAAAGTCTGGCGGGCTGCGCCAAGCGGCTCGAACGTCCAGGCATGCCCGCTTCACCCTATCGCCGGCTCGATGCCGGTGCGATTGGATCACTAGCGCTGGGCTATCCAGCACAGCTCTGCGCTCCAGATGATCCACGCCTGCTCGATACTGTTGATTTTCTGCTCAAGCGCTGTTTCGTTAAGGGGGCATTTTACCAGGACATGATCCATTCCGGTCTCAACGCCTACCTGACCCTGCATATAGCCCAGGTATTGTTACGTGCCGGAGACCCACGTCACCTCGACTTGATGGATGCCGTCGCCGCCCTCGCTTCGTCGACCGGCCAGTGGCCGGAGGCGATCCATCCGCATACCGGCGGCGGTTGCATGGGCGACGGTCATCACGTCTGGGCCGCTGCCGAGTGGGCGCTGATGATCCGCAACTGTTTCGTGCGTGAGGAGGGTGACCGTCTCATCCTTGGAGCTGGCATTCCGCCACGTTGGCTTGAGCAGGACGCGTCGATCCGGTTCGGACCGGCACCAACAAGCTTTGGGGCGGTATCCATGAGCATCACAACGCGGACAGGTAGTCCGCCTCACGTCGAGTGGCAAGGTGACTGGCATCGTCTCGCTCCTCCTGTCGAGATACGCCTGCCCGGTTTCGAACCGGTAAATGTCACCGATAAAATGGGCTCGATCAACCTCATCGGAAAGGAATCGTAACAAATGAACATCCTCATACTGACCAACACCTTCACCCCGCACGTCGGCGGCGTGGCGCGTTCGGTGGAAGCGTTCACCGCCGAATACCGCAAGCGCGGACATCGGGTGCTGATCGTCGCCCCCGAGTTTCCCAAGATGCCCCAGGACGAAGTCGATGTCGTGCGAATCAACGCCATCCAGAATTTCAACGCCAGCGATTTCTCTGTCGCGCTACCGATCCATCCTCAGCTCAGCGAGTCGATCGATGCCTTCCGCCCCGACGTCGTGCATTCCCACCACCCCTTCCTGCTCGGCAACACAGCGTTTCGCCTGGCGCGCCACAGGGAACTGCCGCTGGTTTTCACCCATCACACCCTATATGAGCAATATACGCATTATGTCCCCGGCAACTCTCCCGCCTTGAAACTTTTTGCGATTGAGCTTGCCACCCGCTACGCAAACCTCTCCGACCAGGTTTTCGCCCCTAGCGAAAGCATCCGCGATCTGTTGCTGGAACGCGGCGTAAGTACACCGATTGCCGTTGTGCCCACCGGGGTTTGCCTGGAAAAGTTCGCTCGGGGAGATGGCGGTGTCATTCGCAAAATGCTGGGGATCCCGGCAGATGCCTTCGTGGTCGGCCATATGGGGCGTTTGGCGCCGGAAAAGAACCTGGAATTTCTGACTCGGTCGGTCGCTGATTTCATCAGCCTCAACAGCCGTGCACATTTTCTAGTGGTTGGGACAGGGCCGTCCGAAGCTGCCATGCGGGATGCCTTTGCTAACTCCGGCCTGGAAGCGCAGTTGCACCTTGCCGGCATTCTGCAACAGCAACAATTGACTGACGCCCTGCACGCGATGGATCTCTTCGCCTTCGCATCAACCAGTGAGACCCAGGGCATGGTGCTGACGGAAGCCATGGCAGCCGGTCTGCCGGTTGTCGCCCTCGATGCACCCGGTGCCCGCGAAGTGGTCAGAGACAGTCAGAACGGACGCCTGCTGCGGGAAGCAACAGCCACGACCTTCAGCGCCGCCCTGCAGTGGGTGTTTGATCTTCCAGCGCAGAAACTGCATGGCTTGAAACAAGCCGCACTCGCTACCGCCGAGGCCTTTTCCATGCCCAACTCAGCCGATAAAGCCCTGGCCTGCTTTGAAGCCCTTGAATCCGGAGCGATCGCTGACGTTTACAAAGACAAAGACAGAGACAAAGTCGAATTGGGCTGGGAGGATGTCATGAATTATCATCAAAATATGTGCAACCGCCATTACTCTTGGTTCTGGAGGCTCCGGAGGTGTTTTTGCACCGGCGCTCTTTATTGGAGCCGTCTGCGGTGGTTCCTTTGGCAGCGTCGTACACTCCATTTTTCCTTCTTTAACAGCAACACCAGGTGCTTATGCAGCTGTTGGAATCGGTGCATTTCTAGCGGCGTCAACCCACGCCCCCTTAACTGCAATTTTTTTATTGTTCGAAATGACAGGTGACTACAGGATTATTATCCCCATTATGCTATCAAGTATTATCGGGACGGTTGTTGCGACACGAATAAATAAGGACTCTATTGACACAGTTGATTTTTCCAGGGAAGGAATTGATATTCACGAGGGACGTGAAACAGCAATTATGAAATCAATCCCTGTTGGCAGAATAATCACAGAAGACGTCGATTTTATAAGTGAAAATGCCAATGCTGATCAATTACTGCAAATATTCAGTATGGCACGTAACAGCTTTTATTTCCCTGTCATTGATGAAACAGGTCAAATGACAGGCATAATCTCACTTCAGGATGTGAAAAGCATCCTTCATGATGAAAAACTTCGATGCAATTCAACTGTGGGAAATGTTTGCGC is drawn from Desulfobulbaceae bacterium and contains these coding sequences:
- a CDS encoding glycosyltransferase, encoding MNILILTNTFTPHVGGVARSVEAFTAEYRKRGHRVLIVAPEFPKMPQDEVDVVRINAIQNFNASDFSVALPIHPQLSESIDAFRPDVVHSHHPFLLGNTAFRLARHRELPLVFTHHTLYEQYTHYVPGNSPALKLFAIELATRYANLSDQVFAPSESIRDLLLERGVSTPIAVVPTGVCLEKFARGDGGVIRKMLGIPADAFVVGHMGRLAPEKNLEFLTRSVADFISLNSRAHFLVVGTGPSEAAMRDAFANSGLEAQLHLAGILQQQQLTDALHAMDLFAFASTSETQGMVLTEAMAAGLPVVALDAPGAREVVRDSQNGRLLREATATTFSAALQWVFDLPAQKLHGLKQAALATAEAFSMPNSADKALACFEALESGAIADVYKDKDRDKVELGWEDVMNYHQNMCNRHYSWFWRLRRCFCTGALYWSRLRWFLWQRRTLHFSFFNSNTRCLCSCWNRCISSGVNPRPLNCNFFIVRNDR
- a CDS encoding CBS domain-containing protein, which translates into the protein MLSSIIGTVVATRINKDSIDTVDFSREGIDIHEGRETAIMKSIPVGRIITEDVDFISENANADQLLQIFSMARNSFYFPVIDETGQMTGIISLQDVKSILHDEKLRCNSTVGNVCARDVVFLTPDDNLYSAMTLFDRKGYEEIPVVESADSKWVVGMLKRRDVLYAYNHEVLKRGISHRSCPINIDQ